The Candidatus Koribacter versatilis Ellin345 genome has a segment encoding these proteins:
- the tatB gene encoding Sec-independent protein translocase protein TatB, giving the protein MNLGMPEMLFIGILALLIFGPRKLPEIAREVGKFMAEFKRAGNEFKHQIESEIQQIELEEQIKKDAERREAALKEAETKRLASEGQGELFEVPDGENSHPVALLRDKDGAPTEMPMPTILPPEGTIANLDATPASSFADEHETVVNPQQQTEPNA; this is encoded by the coding sequence ATGAATCTCGGCATGCCGGAGATGTTGTTTATCGGTATTCTTGCGCTCCTGATTTTCGGGCCGCGCAAGCTACCGGAGATTGCCCGTGAAGTGGGCAAATTCATGGCCGAGTTCAAACGTGCCGGGAATGAATTCAAGCACCAGATCGAGTCGGAAATCCAACAAATCGAACTGGAAGAACAGATTAAGAAGGACGCGGAGCGACGTGAGGCGGCCCTGAAAGAGGCTGAGACCAAGCGGTTGGCGAGCGAGGGACAGGGAGAACTCTTCGAGGTTCCAGACGGAGAAAACTCCCACCCTGTCGCGCTGTTGCGCGACAAGGATGGGGCACCCACCGAGATGCCGATGCCCACGATCCTGCCACCCGAAGGCACAATCGCGAACCTGGATGCGACGCCGGCGTCGTCGTTCGCAGACGAACACGAGACCGTAGTGAATCCGCAGCAGCAGACGGAGCCGAATGCCTAG
- the tatC gene encoding twin-arginine translocase subunit TatC has product MPSPTIDPAIRARLSQEALKGMSFLEHLEELRRRIIWTFVYIAAGFGVCWWWHEQIYDFMQRPIMKALAANHLDQKLVYLNPTEPFNMYLKMAFIAGLFVASPFVLYQVWLFIAPGLYKRERRYVLPFMFSTVLLFLGGGVFGYYMVYPNALTFLIGYSHQFSPMITISEYTDLFLTIILGLGIVFEMPILVFFLALMGIVSAGWMWRNLRYSILVIFVIAAIITPTTDIMNMCVFAAPMILLYILSIGVAFLVHPKNRRKRREAQEAQEG; this is encoded by the coding sequence ATGCCTAGTCCGACGATCGATCCCGCCATCAGGGCACGGCTTTCACAAGAAGCATTAAAGGGGATGAGCTTCCTCGAGCACCTCGAGGAACTGCGGCGGCGCATTATCTGGACTTTTGTTTACATCGCCGCCGGATTCGGCGTTTGCTGGTGGTGGCACGAGCAGATTTACGACTTCATGCAGCGGCCCATCATGAAGGCCCTGGCCGCGAATCACCTCGACCAGAAACTGGTGTATCTGAACCCGACCGAGCCCTTCAATATGTATTTGAAGATGGCGTTCATCGCCGGGCTCTTCGTGGCCTCGCCTTTTGTGTTGTATCAAGTGTGGTTGTTTATTGCGCCGGGTCTGTACAAACGTGAGCGGCGATACGTGCTGCCGTTCATGTTCAGCACGGTACTGCTGTTCCTCGGCGGAGGCGTTTTCGGGTACTACATGGTGTATCCGAATGCGCTGACTTTCCTGATCGGTTACAGCCATCAGTTCTCGCCGATGATTACGATCAGTGAATATACCGACCTGTTCCTGACGATCATTCTCGGCCTTGGCATTGTGTTTGAAATGCCGATCCTCGTATTTTTCCTCGCGCTCATGGGCATCGTGAGTGCGGGATGGATGTGGCGCAATCTGCGCTACTCGATCCTAGTGATTTTCGTCATCGCGGCGATTATTACGCCGACAACCGACATCATGAACATGTGCGTCTTCGCGGCGCCCATGATTCTTCTCTACATCCTGTCCATCGGAGTTGCGTTCCTTGTGCATCCAAAGAACCGGCGCAAGCGGCGCGAGGCACAGGAAGCGCAAGAAGGCTAA
- a CDS encoding M28 family metallopeptidase: protein MIVAGMILCALMGLGCNSQTKQATPTPSPQAQPEPPAQPQSVITETQPMPVPSNALKINADKAWQYNKEVVGFGSRAVNSEGHKKLENYLKTKLKNDNLEIDEFTSNAPIGQFTGRNYIAKFPGKKDGIIVIAGHYDTLYNLPKFVGANDGGSSTALPLAIADALRGKPNDGYSVWLLFTDAEEAFVDWNKNDDNLYGTKHLAQKWKQDGTSAKIKAFILVDMLGDADLDVDEDVNSTPALRKVVYQAATNLGYQSHFFQRLNAFEDDHRPFGKIGVPVVDILDINYGYNGSLHHSVEDTLDKESPKSLGISGDVVLETVRLLNQ from the coding sequence ATGATTGTTGCGGGGATGATCTTGTGTGCCCTGATGGGGCTCGGATGCAATAGCCAGACGAAACAGGCGACACCAACGCCTTCACCGCAAGCGCAGCCGGAACCGCCAGCCCAGCCGCAGAGCGTGATCACGGAAACGCAGCCGATGCCCGTGCCGTCGAATGCGCTAAAGATCAACGCGGACAAAGCGTGGCAGTACAACAAGGAAGTGGTTGGGTTCGGCTCGCGCGCGGTGAACAGTGAGGGCCACAAGAAACTCGAGAACTATCTCAAGACGAAGCTGAAGAACGACAACCTTGAGATTGACGAGTTCACCAGCAACGCGCCGATCGGACAGTTCACGGGCCGCAATTACATCGCGAAGTTTCCGGGCAAGAAAGACGGGATCATCGTGATCGCCGGGCACTACGACACGCTCTACAACTTACCGAAATTTGTGGGCGCGAACGATGGTGGATCGTCCACCGCCCTGCCGCTGGCGATTGCCGATGCGTTGCGCGGAAAACCGAACGATGGCTACAGCGTTTGGCTGCTCTTCACCGATGCGGAAGAGGCGTTCGTGGACTGGAACAAGAACGACGACAACCTTTACGGCACAAAGCACCTCGCGCAGAAGTGGAAGCAGGACGGCACCTCAGCCAAGATCAAGGCGTTCATCCTCGTGGATATGCTCGGCGATGCCGACCTCGACGTGGACGAAGACGTGAACTCGACGCCGGCGCTGCGCAAAGTGGTCTACCAGGCCGCCACGAACCTCGGCTACCAATCGCACTTCTTCCAGCGCCTAAATGCGTTCGAAGACGATCATCGGCCGTTCGGGAAGATCGGTGTGCCCGTGGTGGACATTCTTGACATCAATTACGGCTATAACGGCTCGCTGCACCATTCCGTTGAAGACACCTTGGACAAGGAAAGCCCGAAGAGTTTGGGGATTTCGGGCGATGTGGTCTTGGAAACGGTAAGGCTGCTGAACCAGTAG
- a CDS encoding serine/threonine-protein kinase: MSRDRKVIEKVIASLRNIGQFEISPLREGRDGACFRAVDPNRRISVAIHTVWPSDYENGEEYAQKLTGQARAAQSLDHGNIAKVIGSGELDGAFFIVSSWVDGRSLRQNLQNSGNLNVWDLIDFARQSCTGLESAHSRGIIHHALHPDNIVLEFDGSTKVLDLGLFRSNIAGFDPFHPNACYLAPEQLAGHGADRVTNFYNIAVMLYEAATGKLPFTGEDWESLKFASEAELVEPVKLVPQLPPGINAAIVKALQRDRSARYASGPEMVRALEDYKNFGKPMIVATPKPKVVSIDGGAAAAAPVRNPYATAPDLAPAMDPRLDTASDQRSNVGVERPAMLGSLESSGVWKRPVEGPPPASVVQEDHDAPYVDPPKASAQIKDFAARLGLELWAVISKQLKRLDPWAVALSGLVIILALFISRTLILSFYPPQPENYDYNRAIQPPPKPQPAPVQTAPEPQQTEPATAPSKQTTAAPVVEETSGPTPSQKTVRVKTPPPPGPAVFSAAKPLPASGVVVTSTGMLELTSTPTGARVTIDGKASPVYTTPAVIPSLAPGVHTFTISKDGYSPATRPVQITAGVQSHLNVQLDLPSGFLTVLSTPSTAYILVDGVNTGHVTPSQIPVAPGTHTVTLRKFGYLETSDSFTLKSGEQQSRNVTLLEAGSTPDIRVVQSSGVHKVFGNKVQGVRIAVHTNPPGATVYISGQQVGKATPVEFGLNPGGYAMEIQLAGHPTVKKNITVEAGKPLVLDETLP; encoded by the coding sequence ATGTCACGTGACCGAAAAGTTATTGAAAAGGTCATCGCCTCGCTCAGAAACATCGGGCAATTTGAGATCTCGCCCTTGCGTGAGGGGCGTGACGGCGCGTGCTTCCGGGCGGTAGATCCGAACCGGAGAATTTCGGTCGCCATCCACACGGTTTGGCCGAGCGATTACGAAAATGGCGAAGAATACGCACAGAAACTGACCGGGCAGGCACGCGCGGCGCAATCCCTTGATCACGGGAACATCGCAAAGGTCATCGGGTCGGGCGAGCTGGACGGCGCTTTCTTTATCGTGTCGAGCTGGGTGGACGGCCGCAGCTTGCGGCAGAACCTGCAGAACAGCGGCAACTTGAATGTCTGGGACCTGATCGATTTCGCACGTCAGTCGTGCACTGGATTGGAGTCGGCACACTCGCGCGGCATCATCCATCATGCGCTGCATCCCGACAATATCGTGCTGGAGTTCGATGGTTCGACGAAGGTGCTCGATCTTGGGCTCTTCCGGTCGAACATCGCCGGATTTGATCCGTTCCATCCCAATGCGTGTTACCTGGCGCCGGAACAACTGGCAGGCCACGGCGCGGATCGTGTGACGAACTTCTACAACATCGCGGTGATGTTGTATGAGGCAGCGACCGGCAAGCTTCCCTTCACGGGCGAAGATTGGGAGTCGTTGAAGTTTGCATCCGAAGCGGAATTGGTGGAGCCGGTCAAACTGGTTCCGCAATTGCCTCCGGGGATCAACGCGGCGATCGTAAAGGCATTGCAGCGCGATCGCAGTGCACGCTATGCGAGCGGACCGGAGATGGTGCGCGCGCTGGAAGATTACAAGAATTTCGGCAAGCCGATGATTGTCGCGACGCCGAAACCGAAGGTGGTTTCGATCGACGGGGGAGCGGCTGCCGCTGCTCCGGTTCGCAACCCATACGCGACCGCGCCTGATCTCGCGCCCGCAATGGATCCGCGCCTGGATACGGCTTCAGACCAGCGCTCGAATGTTGGCGTCGAGAGGCCCGCGATGTTGGGCTCGCTAGAGTCGTCGGGAGTATGGAAACGTCCCGTAGAAGGACCGCCGCCGGCGAGTGTGGTGCAAGAAGACCACGATGCACCGTATGTCGATCCACCAAAGGCGAGCGCGCAGATCAAGGACTTTGCTGCACGATTGGGGCTCGAACTTTGGGCCGTGATCAGCAAGCAACTGAAGCGCTTGGATCCGTGGGCGGTGGCGCTTTCTGGATTGGTGATCATCCTGGCGTTGTTCATTTCGCGTACGTTGATCTTGTCGTTCTATCCTCCGCAGCCCGAAAACTACGATTACAACCGAGCAATCCAACCGCCGCCGAAGCCGCAGCCCGCTCCGGTACAAACTGCACCAGAGCCGCAGCAGACTGAGCCAGCGACGGCCCCAAGCAAACAGACAACAGCGGCACCGGTTGTGGAGGAGACGAGTGGTCCCACGCCCTCGCAAAAAACGGTGCGAGTAAAAACGCCTCCGCCGCCGGGACCAGCGGTATTCAGCGCGGCGAAGCCACTGCCTGCGAGTGGTGTAGTGGTGACCTCGACGGGAATGCTGGAACTGACCAGCACACCGACGGGTGCGCGCGTAACGATTGATGGCAAGGCGAGCCCGGTCTACACAACGCCCGCTGTCATTCCCTCGCTGGCGCCAGGCGTACATACCTTCACAATAAGCAAGGATGGCTATTCACCGGCAACGCGGCCTGTGCAAATCACGGCGGGCGTGCAGTCGCACCTGAATGTGCAGCTTGATCTGCCTTCGGGATTCCTGACCGTGTTGAGCACGCCGAGCACGGCGTACATCCTGGTGGATGGCGTGAACACTGGGCACGTAACACCTTCGCAGATTCCGGTAGCGCCGGGCACGCATACCGTGACGCTGCGCAAGTTTGGATACCTTGAGACGAGCGATTCGTTCACGCTGAAGTCGGGCGAGCAGCAATCACGCAATGTAACACTGCTCGAAGCGGGCAGCACACCGGACATCAGAGTGGTGCAGAGTTCGGGTGTCCACAAAGTGTTTGGGAACAAAGTGCAAGGCGTACGGATTGCGGTGCACACAAATCCTCCAGGCGCGACGGTGTATATCTCGGGCCAGCAAGTCGGCAAAGCCACGCCGGTGGAATTCGGCTTGAATCCCGGTGGCTATGCTATGGAGATCCAATTGGCGGGGCACCCGACGGTGAAGAAGAACATCACGGTGGAGGCGGGCAAGCCGCTGGTGTTAGACGAAACCCTTCCCTGA
- a CDS encoding FUSC family protein, with protein MFTDAFYVPEDRRRIGAQYALRIFLGSVTAWFALHSFGHQDPLWAVISVVMVSEPQLQSSLLAFRWRMTNTIIGCGVGIAFLWGAGPSIWSLLFALVACVLISVWIFDAPTGWRIGPISSLIVMTPGVLQHSRELGLHQALMRTVAVLAGSVIAVTIAWVLDVAIPRLKLRRGTT; from the coding sequence ATGTTCACCGACGCTTTTTATGTGCCGGAAGACCGGCGCCGCATTGGCGCCCAATATGCTCTGCGTATTTTCCTCGGATCGGTGACCGCCTGGTTCGCGCTGCACTCCTTCGGACACCAGGATCCACTCTGGGCCGTGATTTCTGTCGTCATGGTCAGCGAGCCGCAATTGCAGTCCTCGCTCCTCGCCTTTCGCTGGCGTATGACGAACACCATCATCGGCTGCGGTGTAGGCATCGCGTTTCTCTGGGGAGCAGGACCATCCATCTGGTCACTGCTTTTCGCCCTCGTCGCCTGCGTTTTAATTTCGGTTTGGATCTTCGACGCCCCCACTGGCTGGCGCATCGGGCCAATCAGCAGCCTGATCGTCATGACGCCCGGCGTCCTTCAGCATAGCCGCGAACTCGGCCTTCACCAGGCGCTCATGCGCACCGTTGCTGTGCTCGCCGGCAGCGTAATCGCGGTCACCATCGCATGGGTGCTCGACGTTGCCATCCCCAGGCTCAAACTTCGTCGCGGAACGACTTAG
- the cyaY gene encoding iron donor protein CyaY, which translates to MTDQEFQNHIEASTGSLKRSLYDAEADAGFEVEEANGALQINFEDPPARFVVSPNSPVRQIWISALSTSFKLDWSDAANDFVLTKTGEALKPLIARLINQQLGTDDIQLA; encoded by the coding sequence ATGACTGACCAGGAATTCCAAAACCACATTGAAGCGTCGACCGGTTCCCTCAAGCGCTCCCTCTACGACGCCGAGGCCGACGCCGGCTTCGAAGTCGAAGAAGCTAACGGCGCCCTGCAGATCAATTTCGAGGATCCGCCCGCCCGTTTCGTCGTCTCGCCCAACAGCCCGGTGCGGCAGATCTGGATCTCCGCCCTCTCCACCAGTTTCAAGCTCGATTGGTCCGACGCCGCCAATGACTTCGTTCTCACCAAAACCGGTGAGGCCTTGAAGCCGCTCATCGCTCGTCTCATTAATCAGCAACTCGGTACCGACGATATCCAACTCGCCTGA
- a CDS encoding YpdA family putative bacillithiol disulfide reductase, whose amino-acid sequence MTERNYSFDVLIIGAGPTGLACGIEAQRAGFRVAMIDKGCLVNSLFHYPANMTFFTTPELLEIGDIPFPSANQKPTRHEALEYYRKVAEHYKLDIRQYERVEQITGGDGDFRLRTQNLHGKQFDYTAKKLILATGYYDLPNLLNIPGENLNKVLHYYREPHPFFDLDVIVVGGKNSAAIAALELWRHGARVTMVHRGPGIHSHVKYWIKPDIENRIKAGEVKAYFNTEIKDIGPECVTLVTPDGELRVHNDYVFALTGYHPDFSFLEAIGIEFAGKDHRPITDAQSLESNVKGVYLAGVIVAGMRTNEIFIENGRFHGRQIAEHLKQVLH is encoded by the coding sequence ATGACTGAACGCAACTACAGTTTCGACGTTCTCATCATTGGTGCCGGCCCCACCGGCTTGGCATGCGGCATCGAAGCGCAGCGCGCCGGCTTCCGTGTCGCCATGATTGACAAGGGATGCCTCGTCAACTCGCTCTTTCATTACCCGGCCAACATGACGTTCTTCACTACGCCTGAACTCCTCGAGATCGGCGATATCCCGTTTCCCAGCGCCAACCAGAAGCCCACGCGCCACGAAGCGCTGGAGTATTACCGCAAGGTCGCGGAGCACTATAAACTCGACATCCGCCAGTACGAACGTGTGGAGCAAATCACCGGCGGAGACGGAGACTTCCGACTTCGCACTCAAAACTTGCACGGCAAGCAGTTCGACTACACCGCGAAGAAACTGATCCTCGCCACCGGCTACTACGATCTACCAAACTTGCTCAACATCCCTGGCGAGAACCTGAACAAAGTCTTGCACTATTACCGCGAGCCCCACCCGTTCTTCGATCTCGATGTCATTGTCGTAGGCGGCAAGAACTCCGCCGCCATCGCAGCCCTCGAACTTTGGCGCCATGGCGCACGCGTGACGATGGTTCATCGAGGTCCTGGCATCCATAGCCATGTGAAGTATTGGATCAAGCCCGACATTGAGAACCGCATCAAGGCCGGGGAAGTGAAGGCCTACTTCAACACTGAGATTAAAGACATCGGTCCTGAGTGCGTCACCCTCGTTACGCCTGATGGTGAACTCCGTGTGCACAACGATTACGTCTTCGCTCTCACCGGATATCATCCCGACTTCTCATTCCTCGAGGCCATTGGCATCGAGTTCGCGGGCAAAGACCATCGCCCCATCACCGACGCTCAATCGCTTGAGAGCAATGTCAAAGGCGTGTATCTTGCCGGCGTGATCGTCGCCGGCATGCGCACCAACGAAATTTTCATCGAAAACGGCCGCTTCCACGGTCGCCAGATTGCCGAGCACCTCAAGCAGGTGCTTCACTAG
- a CDS encoding cysteine dioxygenase — protein sequence MATKPALATVSIEKYVELLRQLPAEAFDDVPRIEEFALQNPVDPATLERFLCWDAQHYTRNLIDHTDLYDLMAICWDIGQISSIHNHRGQNCWMSVPIGTLRVQNYRVISENVAEHRCEIVPTDVIDMTAERPVGVNPDHPVHSVENRREFNERAVSLHIYSKPFDSCVVYSDEQGTCGEINLHFTTKYGERSPRPARH from the coding sequence ATGGCAACCAAGCCGGCACTCGCGACCGTCTCGATCGAAAAATACGTGGAGCTTCTGCGGCAGTTGCCCGCTGAAGCCTTCGATGACGTGCCTCGCATTGAAGAATTCGCGCTCCAGAATCCGGTTGATCCCGCCACCCTCGAACGTTTTCTTTGTTGGGACGCACAGCACTACACCCGCAACCTGATTGACCACACCGATCTCTACGACCTCATGGCAATCTGCTGGGACATCGGCCAGATCAGCTCCATCCACAACCATCGTGGTCAGAACTGTTGGATGAGTGTTCCCATCGGTACGCTGCGCGTACAAAACTACCGTGTCATCTCCGAGAACGTGGCGGAGCACCGCTGCGAGATTGTGCCGACGGACGTCATTGATATGACCGCCGAGCGTCCCGTCGGCGTGAATCCCGACCATCCGGTCCACTCCGTCGAGAACCGCCGCGAGTTCAATGAGCGCGCCGTCAGCCTGCACATCTATTCCAAGCCTTTCGACAGTTGTGTTGTCTACTCTGATGAGCAGGGCACCTGCGGCGAAATCAATCTGCACTTCACCACCAAGTATGGCGAACGCTCACCGCGGCCCGCGCGTCACTAA
- a CDS encoding tetratricopeptide repeat protein, with protein sequence MKEPSAPAPADLRNNPDYVRVYDQLGREVYVEKAKWRTEILPGNLKANWDAPDALYSMIVGALQDGFFEDVQQAAEHLCQIDSSPDRATTVYAIVLMKTDHLDEAERVLTSYLQQHGEDATILTNLAKVYSARSQLDKAEATLWHALELDPNLDNGFAWYTAIYRDRGGEAAGLDAMRRIAALPGSWRAQLSLARAALDANDFNAAMAQYGDAFSRLSASPTTQMLMLVSGDLGQHGHPEIALALTAPHFHPEEHGLAVGNNLIKANLDLGNSAEARRILDALYALQRPDWKDTLDFWDTAITKAGLEKRAVAEGEPLESIALVTQGPVWLKPDSLAVPLFALPPGLLKVAIIGSTAEFSDAPSQVELQITDAPGRLSRALPLFLAEQLAFHSGVSVETLTPWVNRNPGGFMLSGQPWDVEDAIGYAEMSSKPDYIIICHLKLQESPELAELRIVRTADQQVIGTLDQRFAMQALQDGLPQLASKLIDKLSELTKVSPRSSPLYRLVSGSNFPDYLLRLEQLLAVRTASEQNAGPEFLYGPREILQGNIELCAANPQNVATRLLLAQTSISMKSVHPDVVREFKDKLLLLQQQHPLPTKAQAVIQGLFSEAFS encoded by the coding sequence ATGAAAGAACCGTCCGCACCGGCGCCCGCCGATCTTCGCAACAATCCCGATTACGTCCGCGTTTACGACCAGCTCGGCCGCGAGGTATACGTCGAAAAAGCGAAATGGCGGACCGAAATCCTTCCCGGCAACCTTAAGGCGAACTGGGACGCGCCGGATGCACTGTATTCGATGATTGTTGGCGCTTTGCAGGATGGGTTCTTCGAGGATGTGCAGCAGGCCGCCGAGCATCTTTGTCAGATCGACTCCAGTCCGGACCGCGCAACCACTGTGTATGCCATCGTCTTGATGAAGACGGATCACCTCGACGAAGCCGAACGCGTGCTCACCTCCTACTTGCAACAACACGGCGAGGACGCCACCATCCTCACCAATCTTGCGAAAGTTTATTCAGCGCGCTCCCAATTGGACAAAGCGGAAGCGACCCTCTGGCACGCCCTCGAACTCGATCCCAATCTCGACAACGGTTTTGCCTGGTACACGGCCATATATCGCGATCGGGGAGGGGAAGCCGCTGGCCTCGATGCCATGCGTCGCATCGCCGCGTTGCCGGGAAGTTGGCGCGCCCAGCTCAGCCTCGCGCGCGCTGCTCTCGACGCCAACGACTTTAACGCGGCAATGGCGCAGTATGGAGACGCTTTTTCCCGCCTCTCTGCGTCCCCTACCACGCAAATGCTTATGCTGGTGAGTGGCGATCTCGGCCAGCATGGTCACCCCGAGATCGCGCTCGCGCTTACTGCACCTCACTTCCACCCCGAGGAGCATGGACTCGCCGTCGGCAACAATCTCATCAAAGCAAATCTTGACCTCGGGAACAGCGCCGAAGCTCGCCGCATCCTCGACGCGCTCTACGCGCTGCAGCGTCCCGATTGGAAGGACACTCTCGATTTCTGGGACACTGCCATTACCAAGGCCGGGTTGGAAAAGCGAGCGGTTGCGGAAGGCGAGCCGCTGGAATCCATTGCACTCGTCACCCAGGGCCCGGTGTGGCTGAAGCCCGACTCGCTCGCGGTGCCACTCTTTGCGTTGCCACCTGGCCTTCTGAAAGTTGCGATCATTGGAAGCACTGCGGAATTCTCCGATGCTCCTTCGCAAGTCGAACTCCAGATTACTGACGCCCCAGGGCGCCTCAGCCGCGCGCTTCCGCTCTTTCTCGCCGAACAGCTCGCCTTTCACAGCGGCGTCTCGGTTGAAACGCTTACGCCCTGGGTAAACCGCAATCCCGGCGGCTTCATGCTGAGTGGTCAACCGTGGGACGTCGAAGACGCCATCGGCTACGCAGAGATGTCATCGAAGCCCGACTACATCATCATCTGTCATCTCAAACTGCAGGAGAGTCCAGAGCTAGCCGAGCTTCGCATCGTCCGCACTGCAGATCAGCAAGTCATCGGGACGCTCGATCAGCGTTTTGCTATGCAGGCTTTGCAGGACGGTCTCCCTCAACTCGCGTCCAAGCTCATCGACAAGTTGAGCGAGCTTACAAAAGTTTCTCCTCGTTCGTCGCCGCTTTATCGGCTGGTCTCAGGCTCCAATTTCCCCGACTACCTGCTTCGCCTCGAGCAGTTGCTGGCGGTGCGCACTGCCTCTGAGCAGAATGCTGGGCCCGAGTTTCTATATGGCCCGCGCGAGATCCTCCAGGGCAACATCGAACTCTGTGCCGCTAACCCACAAAATGTCGCGACCCGATTGCTCCTCGCTCAAACCTCTATCTCGATGAAGAGCGTCCACCCCGATGTCGTCCGTGAGTTCAAAGACAAGCTTCTGCTCCTTCAGCAACAGCACCCTCTTCCCACGAAAGCTCAGGCTGTCATCCAAGGCCTTTTCTCCGAAGCGTTCTCGTGA
- a CDS encoding aspartate ammonia-lyase, whose amino-acid sequence MATRQEKDSLGYKDVPADAYYGIQTARAVENYPISGMRAHATLIRAIAMVKQAAAEANLELDLIDARVAEALILAAKEMQEGRWDDQFVVDVFQAGAGVSFHINANEVIANRAEELTGGKLGEYKIVHPNDHVNYGQSTNDVFPTAMRLATLLELEKLYPVLDGLASAFGAKGKEFHDILKSGRTHMQDAVPMRLGQEFAAYAGAVRRAEKSVREQSELLRELGLGGSAVGTGINTHPEYREKAIRNLARISGQKLVVADDMRYAMQSNLAMASVSSALRNLSLEIIRISNDLRLIASGPNTGLAEINLPALQPGSSIMPGKINPVMPELAAMVCFQVIGNDTAVAFAVQAGQLELNVMMPTMAYSVLQSVTILTNMVRVFTEKCVIGITANAKRNEMYAQSTVSLATALNPYIGYAKAAEIAKESVATGRTIIEIAREKKYLSEEQIKEILDPAQMTEPRLPSEAAKDRDKIKLR is encoded by the coding sequence ATGGCGACTCGGCAGGAGAAGGATTCGCTGGGATATAAGGACGTTCCGGCGGACGCGTACTACGGGATCCAGACGGCGCGGGCGGTGGAGAACTATCCCATCAGCGGGATGCGGGCGCATGCGACGTTGATCCGCGCGATTGCCATGGTGAAGCAGGCGGCGGCTGAGGCGAACCTGGAACTGGATCTGATTGATGCGCGGGTCGCCGAGGCGCTCATTCTCGCGGCGAAGGAAATGCAGGAGGGCCGCTGGGACGATCAGTTTGTCGTGGACGTATTCCAGGCGGGCGCGGGCGTGAGCTTCCACATAAATGCGAACGAGGTGATTGCGAACCGCGCTGAGGAACTCACGGGCGGAAAGCTGGGCGAGTACAAGATTGTGCATCCGAATGATCACGTGAATTACGGGCAGTCAACCAATGACGTCTTCCCTACCGCGATGCGCCTCGCGACGCTGCTGGAGTTGGAGAAACTGTATCCGGTGCTCGATGGACTGGCGTCGGCGTTCGGGGCGAAGGGCAAAGAGTTTCACGACATCCTGAAGTCGGGACGCACGCATATGCAGGATGCGGTGCCGATGCGACTGGGGCAAGAGTTTGCGGCGTACGCAGGTGCAGTGAGACGCGCCGAGAAGTCGGTGCGTGAGCAATCGGAACTTTTGCGTGAATTGGGACTCGGTGGATCGGCAGTGGGAACGGGGATCAATACCCATCCCGAGTATCGCGAGAAGGCGATTCGCAATCTGGCGCGGATTTCGGGACAGAAACTGGTGGTGGCGGATGATATGCGCTACGCGATGCAGTCGAACCTGGCGATGGCGAGTGTGAGTTCGGCCCTGCGAAATCTGTCGCTGGAGATCATTCGCATCAGTAACGACCTGCGATTGATTGCGTCGGGACCTAACACTGGACTGGCCGAGATCAATTTGCCGGCGCTGCAGCCGGGCTCGTCAATTATGCCGGGCAAGATCAATCCGGTGATGCCGGAATTGGCGGCGATGGTGTGCTTCCAGGTGATTGGCAACGACACGGCAGTGGCGTTCGCGGTGCAGGCTGGTCAACTTGAATTGAACGTGATGATGCCGACCATGGCGTACAGCGTGCTGCAATCGGTCACGATCCTGACGAACATGGTGCGGGTGTTCACGGAGAAGTGCGTTATCGGAATCACTGCAAACGCTAAGCGCAATGAGATGTACGCACAGAGCACGGTGTCGCTGGCGACGGCGTTGAATCCGTATATCGGCTATGCGAAGGCGGCGGAGATCGCGAAAGAATCGGTTGCGACCGGCAGGACGATCATCGAGATTGCACGAGAGAAGAAGTACCTGAGCGAAGAGCAGATCAAAGAGATCCTTGATCCAGCGCAAATGACGGAGCCCCGTCTGCCATCGGAGGCAGCGAAGGATCGCGACAAGATCAAGTTACGCTGA